The segment CCGTGGCCAACTGCAGCATGTAACTGcacctctgtgtgctgcagccaccGTGCAGTGCCTACCCGAGGGCCACTTCGTGCTGGTGGTGCCGCGGGGGCTGTCGGCGCAGCCCTACAACCTGGACAGCGTTCGCCTGGCCAGCacccagcctggctgccagcCCACCCAGACCACCGACGCCTTTGTGCTCTTCCACTTTCCCGTCACACAGTGTGGCACCACTGTGCAGGTGGGGGTAAAGCCCTCAGTGACCCCCCCACACCCGACAGCAGAGTGAGAGCCTGACCGCCACGTGCCCACCTCCCCGCAGGTGATGGAGGACAGGCTAGTCTACGAGAACCAGCTCATCTCCACCATCGATGTCCAGCCGGGGCCCCGTGGCTCTGTCACCCGTGACAGTGTCTACATGTAAGGGGGTGACGGGTGAGGGCTGTGGGGAcactcacagtgctgctcaccCCATTGTCTCCCCGCAGTCTCCATGCCCGCTGCATCTACAACGCCACTGAGCTGCTGCCGCTCAGCCTGGAGGTGGCCGTGccccccactgctgcccctctGGCACAGCCGGGGCCGCTCCAGCTGCAGTTGCGCATCGCCACCGGTGAGCCCATCCCGGTTCTCCATCCCCtgccctccatccccatccctgtgtccccccCCACGATTACTTCCATCTCTACGTCCCCCATTCCGCTATCCTCCATCCTTGTGTTCCCCACCCCCTCGTACCTTCCACTCCCCTGTGCCCTGCTCAGCCTCAACCCCCCCTCACAGATGAGAGCTACAGCTCCTACCACCCTGATGCTGACTACCCGCTGGTGAAGGTGCTGCGGGACCCCATCTACGTGGAGGTGCGGCTGCTGCAGAAGACTGACCCCAAtctggtgctggtgctgcaccAGTGCTGGGCGGCCCCCAGCACCAGCCCGGCAGCCGAGCCCCAGTGGCCCATCCTGGTGGACGGGTGAgcaggtggggaggggggtggcTGGCAGGGCTCGCTTAGGCTGACACAGGGTCTTTGGTCACCCCTCAGCTGCCCCTTTGCTGGGGACAACTACAGGACACAGCTGGTACCAGTGGGACCTGCCACACTGCAGATGCCCTTCCCCAGCCACTACCAGCGCTTTGCCATCTCCACCTTTGCCTTTGTGGACAGCCCTGCCACAGTGGTGCTGGAGGGAGAGGTGAGGCAGGGGGGTGTCCTCCTGCTCAGTGGGACCCCACCATGATGCCAGGTGTGATGTGGCACCTTGTCCCACAGGTGTACATCCAGTGCAGTGCCTCAGTGTGCCACCTGGCACAGCCCGAGCCCTGCCGGCCCTCCTGCCAAGTGGCTGTGCCTTCCCGTAAGTGGGGCTGTGGTTGGGGGCCCCATCTGCCCTTGCCTTTCTCAAACCGACCCCTGTGTCCCCCTCCCCAGGGGCCCGACGGGCTGCAAGGGACAGGAAGACAGCAGATATCTTGGGCACAGTCACCTCTGGGGGACACATCGTCTTGCCCAAACGTCCTACAGCAAGGAGACACTGAGCACTGCTGCCTCCTTGCTCCTCCTCCTGGACAGGAGAGAATCCCAACACTGGTCACAGTGGAGGCAAGTGGGAACAATAAATCAGCAACTGGCAAAGACTAGCAGTGTCATCTGTGGGATGGGAGCAATGCGGGCtggaggtggggaggaagggatgaGCCCCAGCAGACCTGGGTCTGTCCTAGCCCCCATCACACTGACCAGGGTTATGGTCAATAGTTCTTTATTGATGCACTGAAACTACATAACTGCTTACAAAACTGCacagccccccctgccccacatccctccGTCACAACTATCCACCGGGGTATGGGTCGGAGCCTCTCAGTGCATCACTGACAGCCACAGAAGGGAGTCTAAAGCCAGAAAGACCAACACGAAACTGgaaaactaaaaacaacaaatccaTGGAGCACGGGGAGGGCGACATCCAACTAACACCCGCCTCTGCCAAATGTTACAATGAGGAAACctaaaggagaaaggaaaccccccctcccaccccaaaccccagcGCTGCAGTGAGCGTTGCCAGCCCCACACTACAGGCTGTAGAACTTCAGGCTGCGGTCCATGCCCGTCGAGGCGATGAACTTGGCGTGGTGGCCAAAAGCCACCCCTGTGGTGAGgccactgtgctctgcagagggaAGACAGCATAAGGTTACATCGTGAAGAGCCACGAGGGGCTTCCTCtgcccccctcagccccatgcTCCCTCCCACAGCCCCGCACCGGTGAAGTGGAGGATTTCTGTCCACTGCTTGCAGATGTAGATCTGCACATCTGTGCCGCCCAGTGCTAGGTAGGTGCCGCTCTGGTCGAAGATGAGAGACTTCACCTGGGGAGGAGCAGAGGAATAAAGCTTCAGGTCAGGCCCAAGTAGCTCCAGGCATCCTGCCTGAGGTGCATCACCCTCTCTATCCTCCAGCACCatgagcagagcaaagcagcagggcTAGAATGACCAACAGTGGGACGAGGGAAATGGGAGCCAACACACCTCGAAGTTATTGTCCAGCTGCAACGTCTTGAAGTTCTTCAGTTTACGCAAGTCCCAGAGCTTGACGGAGGAGTCGTCCGCAGCCGTTGCGAGGTAGTAGCCGTTCTCAGAGAAGGCAATGCTGGTGATGGGGCCAGAGTGCCCTGGGAAGTTGGCCACGTTGGTGCGTTCCTGGGGACAGGAGGGTGAAACATGGGCCTCCAGCACCCCCTGCCTCCCCAAGGCAGCAGCTCAACAACAGCCCCAAAGGACAGCAGAGTTCACACAGGCCCAGAGAAGCAAGGATAAGGAAAGGCACAGGGCTGTCATTCCAGGGGGCACCCAAagctctgtgcctcagttccGAAGACATGAGAGAGCAAAGCCCTGCGATTGCCACTGTGCGGCTCAGCTTGCACCACCACCAGCCTGCCCCAGTGGCCAACATGGGAATGCACAGAACACGACAGCGGGAGCTGCTCCTGACTGGAGCTACAGCATCCTGCCCAGGCAccaagcagagcacagcaaccACTGCCCAACCCCTGCGTGCCCAGGGCCAGCCCTACCTTCAGATCCCAGATCTTGATCTGAGAATCCATTGTTCCCGTTCCAAAAATGAGCCCATCTGGGTGGAACTGGGCACaggtgagagctgcagagatggACAAGATACACGAGGGTtggggatgctctgtgctgtgagagcCCTGCTACCAGGAACTTCCAAGGGAGAAAAATCCCCCTTTGCACAGTCACAATGGCCCCACAATATGGGTATTCTTGGCCTTACCACAACCAGAGCTCTCATCTGTCACCTTGGTGAGAACACGGCCTGTCTGGATGTCCGAGAAGGCCCAGTACTGGAAGAGACAcgcacagcactgagcacacagccaCCAAGCAGGCTGTCCATGCACCTTGGGCCCATGCTGGCTCTAACCTGATCATCAGAAGAGCTCAGAAGGTAATCACCCGTGGCATGCAGGCTGAGCCCTGTCACAGAGCCCTCGTGGGCACGGACAACCTGCACACAGGAAGCGTTGGGCACAGACCAGATCCGAATGGTGGCATCAGGAGAAGCTGAGAACACCAAATCCTAGAGAGGGACAAAGCGGGAAGTTTTAACATCAAAACAGTGTCGTGCCCCTGTCTGGGAGCTGCCTTACAGGCAGGAAGGGAAAGTTTGAAGTGGGCTGCAACACACCTGTGAGGGGTGGAACACGACACTGGTGACCTTCTTGGAGTGGCCTTTGAGCGTTGCCAGGATCTGCTCCGAGCTCTTGTCAAAGACGATGACATTTTTATCAGCCCCACCTAGCAAACAAAGCAAGGGACAATCAGACATGGGACTTGCGGCTGCCCAATTTCAACATCCACCTGTTGTTCATCTCTGTCCTGAGAAGCTCTGCTACGAGCCAAAAGGATTCCTTACATCCCTTTGTCAGGATGTCAGAGAAAGGGCCCCATTCCCAGGCAGCTGGAGAGTCTCTGCTGACACCAAAGACCACAGAGTACGGAGATGGCTCCCTTACCGGTGAGGATCTTGTTGGTGTCGGAAGGACAGAGATCCAAGGCCAGGATCCCCGGGATGCTGGCACTGTGCAACCCCTGTGTGAGACACAAAGAAGCCAGATTGGTGCAACAAGCAGGAAAATGCCCCAAAGGGAACTCAAACGCGCTTTGCTGGAGGCCTGTGCCACCTCCATTCCAGCACTGGTGAAAGCCACGACCCCCATGGCCCTGACCAGCAGCACAACTGTGGGTTTGGACACTGCCCAGCAAGAGGGTGAGTCTTTGAGAGCACAGCGGCACTCACCACGTGTGAGGCAACCTGCCGGTACTTGCTGAGCTCCTCTGGCTTCACCAGCTCCTCTGGCACTGTCTTGCctctctgcaaacagaaaatggtgTGGGGATGAACATCAGCCACTCTCCAAACACGCCATGTCCTGATCGCTGCAACATCTCAAATGTGAAATGTGAGTTGAGGTGAGAAAGGCCGCTCACCTTCTTGCGCTCCGTGGTCAGCACAGTGGCCTTGTC is part of the Coturnix japonica isolate 7356 chromosome 5, Coturnix japonica 2.1, whole genome shotgun sequence genome and harbors:
- the PRPF19 gene encoding LOW QUALITY PROTEIN: pre-mRNA-processing factor 19 (The sequence of the model RefSeq protein was modified relative to this genomic sequence to represent the inferred CDS: inserted 1 base in 1 codon; deleted 1 base in 1 codon) → MALICSISNEVPEHPCVSPVXNHVYERRLIEKYIAENGTDPVNNQPLSEEQLIDIKVAHPIRPKPPSATSIPAILKALQDEWDAVMLHSFTLRQQLQTTRQELSHALYQHDAACRVIARLTKEVTAAREALATLKPQAGLIVPQAVPSSQPNVAGAGESMDLGELAGMTPEIIQKLQDKATVLTTERKKRGKTVPEELVKPEELSKYRQVASHVGLHSASIPGILALDLCPSDTNKILTGGADKNVIVFDKSSEQILATLKGHSKKVTSVVFHPSQDLVFSASPDATIRIWSVPNASCVQVVRAHEGSVTGLSLHATGDYLLSSSDDQYWAFSDIQTGRVLTKVTDESSGCALTCAQFHPDGLIFGTGTMDSQIKIWDLKERTNVANFPGHSGPITSIAFSENGYYLATAADDSSVKLWDLRKLKNFKTLQLDNNFEVKSLIFDQSGTYLALGGTDVQIYICKQWTEILHFTEHSGLTTGVAFGHHAKFIASTGMDRSLKFYSL